A genomic stretch from Methanomassiliicoccales archaeon includes:
- the lonB gene encoding ATP-dependent protease LonB, producing the protein MTDERPVEELPDVDEWIKTQNFTTTADIKIPEKLADQVIGQDAAVEVIKKAAEQKRHVMLIGDPGTGKSMLARSMTEFLPKGELQDVIAYHNPDDPNEPKIRVVPAGKGKEIVAAQKREAMQRKQQKASMVTGIVFMIIILTVILYIQSGMHDPGIILIGIVAAAIIFFAMRYSGTRQENIMVPKLLISHEEGEMPPFIDATGAHAGALLGDVKHDPFQSGGLETPAHERLEVGAIHKASKGVLFIDEINMLRIESQQSLLTALQEGKFPITGQSERSSGAMVKSEPVPCDFILVCAGNLDAVQGMHPALRSRIRGYGYEVYMKSTMDDTHENRQKLVRFVAQEVAKDKKIPHFDKSAVAEILKEAQRRAGRRGQLTLRLRELGGLIRVAGDIAREENKPIVTADHVIRAKKIARSLEQQVADRYIEIRKMYKTFMTEGSAVGVVNGLAALNTESSMAEYSGVVLPIVAEVTPAQTKNGGRIIATGRLGEIAKEAVQNVSALIKKYTGEDISNHDVHVQFVGSYDGVEGDSASISVATAVISAFEDVPVDQSVAMTGSLSVRGKVLPVGGVTAKIEAAAEAGIKKVLIPKENMKDVVLEERYVGKIEIVPVENLSEVLSHALVGGTKKEGLLRKLASMVESATVPSSGRPTTQ; encoded by the coding sequence ATGACAGACGAGAGGCCTGTTGAAGAACTTCCGGATGTTGACGAATGGATCAAGACGCAAAATTTCACGACGACAGCGGACATTAAAATTCCAGAAAAGCTTGCCGATCAGGTTATCGGGCAGGATGCGGCCGTCGAGGTGATCAAGAAAGCGGCTGAGCAGAAGCGCCACGTTATGTTGATTGGAGATCCAGGTACCGGAAAGAGCATGCTGGCCCGATCAATGACCGAATTCCTGCCAAAGGGTGAACTTCAGGACGTCATCGCCTATCACAATCCCGACGATCCCAATGAGCCAAAGATCAGAGTCGTCCCTGCGGGAAAAGGAAAGGAAATTGTCGCGGCGCAGAAGCGCGAGGCGATGCAGCGGAAGCAACAGAAGGCATCGATGGTGACTGGAATCGTCTTCATGATCATCATCCTCACAGTTATCCTTTACATTCAATCGGGGATGCATGACCCTGGTATAATTCTCATCGGGATCGTTGCAGCGGCAATCATTTTCTTTGCTATGAGGTATTCAGGCACGAGACAGGAAAATATCATGGTGCCGAAGCTCCTCATCTCTCACGAAGAAGGGGAGATGCCACCGTTTATCGACGCAACGGGAGCGCATGCCGGTGCATTGCTCGGTGATGTCAAGCATGACCCCTTCCAGAGCGGTGGTCTTGAAACACCTGCGCATGAGAGGCTCGAGGTCGGTGCGATCCATAAGGCGTCGAAAGGCGTCCTTTTCATTGACGAAATCAACATGCTGAGGATCGAGTCCCAGCAGAGTTTGCTCACAGCCCTCCAGGAGGGAAAATTCCCGATCACCGGTCAGAGTGAGAGAAGTTCTGGTGCGATGGTTAAGAGCGAGCCAGTCCCCTGTGATTTCATTCTCGTATGTGCTGGTAACCTCGACGCCGTTCAGGGAATGCATCCAGCGCTGAGGTCGAGAATCCGTGGTTACGGTTACGAGGTCTACATGAAATCGACAATGGACGACACTCACGAGAACAGGCAAAAGCTTGTCAGGTTCGTGGCACAAGAGGTCGCGAAAGACAAGAAAATTCCCCACTTCGATAAGAGCGCTGTTGCGGAGATCCTCAAAGAGGCGCAGCGCCGGGCTGGTAGGCGCGGACAACTGACCCTCAGGCTGAGAGAGCTAGGAGGGCTGATCAGGGTCGCTGGGGACATCGCGCGCGAAGAAAACAAGCCGATCGTTACGGCCGATCATGTCATAAGAGCAAAGAAAATTGCGAGGAGTCTCGAGCAACAGGTCGCAGATCGCTACATCGAAATCAGAAAAATGTACAAGACCTTCATGACAGAAGGATCCGCGGTCGGCGTCGTCAACGGCCTCGCGGCACTCAACACCGAATCAAGCATGGCCGAGTATTCTGGTGTGGTGCTTCCAATCGTTGCTGAAGTTACACCGGCGCAGACAAAGAACGGCGGGAGGATCATTGCAACTGGCCGACTTGGTGAGATTGCGAAGGAAGCAGTCCAGAATGTTTCGGCGCTGATCAAGAAGTACACGGGCGAGGACATCAGCAACCATGATGTGCACGTGCAGTTCGTCGGGTCATATGATGGTGTTGAGGGTGACAGTGCCTCGATTTCCGTTGCAACGGCGGTCATTTCAGCCTTCGAGGACGTGCCTGTCGACCAGTCCGTTGCAATGACTGGAAGTCTGAGCGTTAGAGGCAAGGTCTTACCGGTCGGTGGAGTGACGGCGAAGATTGAGGCGGCAGCAGAAGCTGGAATAAAGAAGGTCCTCATCCCAAAAGAGAACATGAAGGATGTTGTGCTCGAAGAGAGATATGTTGGTAAAATCGAAATCGTGCCAGTCGAGAACTTGAGTGAAGTGCTCAGCCACGCGCTCGTCGGTGGAACGAAGAAGGAAGGTCTATTAAGGAAGCTTGCTTCAATGGTGGAAAGCGCGACTGTGCCCAGTAGCGGAAGACCGACGACTCAGTAA
- a CDS encoding nicotinamide-nucleotide adenylyltransferase — protein MDSDDFNSLIIGRFQPFHKGHLEVIKTIARESDYVTIGIGSAQYSHTFENPFTAGERHLMISRALRDEGIERYFLVPIVDINRYAVWVAHVVSMVPPFKAVYTNNPLTRRLFQEAGFEVRAAPLFNIELYSGTEIRKRMLADQEWKHLVPPAVAKVIEEIKGVERIKDLMKGLH, from the coding sequence GTGGATAGTGATGATTTCAACAGCCTGATTATCGGACGCTTTCAGCCTTTTCATAAGGGACATCTCGAAGTTATTAAAACGATTGCCAGGGAATCTGACTATGTAACTATCGGCATCGGTAGCGCTCAGTATTCCCACACCTTCGAAAATCCTTTTACCGCGGGTGAGCGCCATCTCATGATTTCAAGGGCGCTCAGGGACGAGGGAATTGAAAGGTATTTCCTCGTACCGATCGTTGATATTAACAGATACGCCGTATGGGTTGCGCATGTCGTTTCGATGGTGCCGCCCTTTAAGGCCGTCTATACCAATAATCCGCTCACAAGACGTCTCTTTCAGGAGGCAGGATTTGAGGTGAGAGCCGCGCCGCTTTTTAACATCGAACTTTACTCCGGAACGGAGATCAGAAAAAGAATGCTAGCCGATCAGGAGTGGAAACATCTCGTTCCTCCCGCGGTTGCGAAGGTCATCGAGGAGATCAAGGGCGTTGAGAGAATCAAGGACCTCATGAAAGGCTTGCATTAG
- a CDS encoding nicotinamide-nucleotide amidohydrolase family protein, whose product MGLGEDLGQKLREKGKTIAVAESMTGGLVASLITDVPGSSAYFVGGVVAYSNELKTKLLGVKQSTLERFGAVSEQTAAEMAEGIREITGADVGASLTGIAGPGGGTEKKPIGLVFFAVDSGNDIKEVRKAIIEGNRLEIKRRASELILCMIIECLDRLK is encoded by the coding sequence ATGGGTCTTGGGGAAGATCTTGGTCAGAAATTGAGAGAAAAGGGGAAAACGATTGCTGTAGCGGAGTCGATGACAGGGGGGCTCGTGGCAAGTCTCATTACCGATGTGCCTGGGAGTTCCGCTTATTTTGTTGGTGGCGTAGTCGCTTATAGTAACGAGCTAAAAACTAAATTACTTGGCGTCAAACAATCGACGCTTGAAAGGTTCGGTGCCGTCAGCGAACAAACTGCGGCGGAAATGGCAGAAGGCATCCGGGAAATCACCGGTGCCGACGTTGGCGCATCGCTTACTGGAATCGCAGGACCAGGCGGCGGGACGGAGAAAAAACCAATCGGCCTCGTCTTCTTTGCCGTTGATTCGGGTAACGATATCAAAGAGGTAAGAAAAGCAATCATTGAAGGTAATCGCCTGGAGATTAAGAGAAGAGCGTCCGAGCTTATTCTCTGCATGATCATTGAATGCTTGGACAGACTCAAGTGA
- a CDS encoding PAS domain S-box protein, with the protein MFYKIREKEILLRNLFDNALNPIMVFDAISISLDANRAAQKIFEAEIEEIVEKTIWNLFSIDENDFKGEDDALYIDSKVAEFDFYIHEKKRRMKLMIIPMDGCGRKIFYAIGKDGGRPFSVDEQRDRLIQQTPCCHRDEILFEHTLN; encoded by the coding sequence ATGTTTTACAAGATCCGAGAAAAGGAGATTCTACTTAGGAATTTGTTTGACAACGCACTTAATCCGATCATGGTTTTTGATGCAATCAGCATCTCCCTTGATGCAAATAGAGCAGCGCAGAAGATTTTCGAGGCGGAAATTGAAGAGATTGTTGAAAAAACAATATGGAATCTCTTTTCGATCGATGAAAATGATTTTAAAGGAGAGGATGATGCGCTGTATATCGATTCAAAGGTTGCCGAGTTTGATTTTTATATTCACGAGAAGAAAAGAAGGATGAAGTTAATGATCATTCCGATGGACGGTTGTGGAAGAAAGATATTCTATGCAATCGGGAAAGACGGGGGTCGGCCATTTAGCGTTGATGAACAGCGTGACCGATTGATTCAACAAACACCTTGCTGTCATCGAGATGAGATTCTCTTTGAACACACATTAAATTAA
- a CDS encoding recombinase RecA — MGALVKRIPTGVADFDSIIKGGFPAGSVVLLLGELGAGQQEFALTSAAKLALVKEYPETASFFLGRNIEIRDLPERLCYVTFSRSREEILQEIAVSFNADFYNAFAKHVVFKDFSGAYFRHTLVPATWAGEEASLFKSQAEDNLLEGLVNFLDENAPNSLVIIDSITDLAVNAKIEIADLVSVLRGMQRISKKWGGIIYLILTQDILDQRKQKMIMDSVDGALVFEWSKFSHSSKRQRYLYVEKFMSILPHLDKERIARFATVVTAQSGLVVIDTERVG, encoded by the coding sequence ATGGGTGCACTCGTTAAAAGAATACCTACTGGTGTAGCTGATTTTGACTCAATCATCAAGGGTGGATTTCCCGCAGGTTCTGTTGTTCTTTTGTTAGGCGAACTTGGAGCTGGACAGCAGGAATTTGCATTGACCTCCGCTGCAAAACTCGCCCTCGTCAAGGAATATCCCGAAACCGCAAGTTTTTTCCTCGGTCGAAACATCGAGATTCGCGATTTGCCTGAGCGTCTATGCTATGTGACTTTTTCCCGATCGCGCGAGGAGATTTTGCAGGAGATCGCCGTCTCCTTCAACGCGGACTTCTACAATGCGTTTGCAAAGCATGTCGTTTTTAAAGACTTCTCTGGTGCTTATTTCAGGCATACATTGGTTCCTGCGACTTGGGCGGGCGAAGAAGCGTCCCTCTTCAAGAGCCAGGCAGAAGACAATCTGCTTGAGGGTTTAGTGAATTTTCTCGATGAAAACGCGCCAAATAGTCTCGTAATCATCGATTCAATTACCGATCTCGCTGTCAACGCGAAAATTGAAATCGCGGATTTGGTCTCAGTTCTGCGGGGGATGCAGAGGATCTCGAAGAAATGGGGCGGAATCATTTACTTGATCCTTACTCAGGATATATTGGACCAGCGGAAGCAGAAGATGATCATGGATAGTGTTGACGGAGCGCTCGTTTTTGAATGGAGCAAATTCAGTCATTCTTCGAAGAGACAGCGATACCTGTATGTAGAGAAATTCATGAGCATTCTTCCTCACCTGGATAAGGAAAGGATCGCACGATTTGCAACTGTCGTGACTGCTCAGAGTGGTCTGGTCGTCATCGACACGGAGAGGGTGGGGTGA
- a CDS encoding KaiC domain-containing protein, giving the protein MLNGGFPRAHTIVVMGSFGTGKTTFCLQFLNEGLRNGEKGIYITLEEDERSIIEDAKSFGWDLKSAIDSKNLVVVKLEPTDAKTTISRIKSELPDFIKSFGAKRIVIDSISLLNMLFESEHEKRTNLFNLAQMIKKTGATCIMTAEVKDNNPLASRDGLIEYTADGVISLQYEESPDKGEIRLTLRILKMRRISHSRRVKPYSITNRGIEVHAGAEVF; this is encoded by the coding sequence ATGCTCAACGGTGGATTTCCGCGCGCTCACACGATCGTCGTCATGGGCTCATTCGGGACGGGAAAGACGACGTTCTGTCTTCAATTCCTAAACGAAGGGCTGAGAAACGGGGAAAAGGGAATTTACATCACATTGGAAGAAGATGAGCGCTCGATCATCGAAGATGCAAAATCGTTTGGATGGGATCTGAAATCGGCGATCGACTCGAAGAATCTTGTCGTTGTTAAGCTGGAACCGACTGATGCGAAAACGACGATTTCAAGAATCAAGAGTGAGTTGCCAGACTTTATCAAGTCCTTCGGCGCAAAAAGGATCGTCATCGATTCAATCTCCTTGCTTAACATGCTCTTTGAGTCGGAGCATGAGAAGCGTACGAATCTCTTTAACCTCGCTCAGATGATTAAGAAGACTGGTGCTACCTGCATTATGACAGCGGAGGTCAAGGACAATAATCCCCTCGCATCGCGGGACGGTCTCATAGAGTACACGGCGGATGGTGTAATTTCACTTCAGTATGAAGAATCTCCAGATAAAGGCGAAATTCGTTTGACGCTGAGAATTCTTAAAATGAGAAGAATCAGTCATTCAAGACGAGTGAAACCGTATTCGATCACAAACAGGGGTATCGAGGTTCACGCCGGCGCAGAGGTTTTCTGA
- a CDS encoding phosphoribosylaminoimidazolesuccinocarboxamide synthase has product MKLLRVGKVKQVYEVDESTLEFVFTDNISVFDKIIPTQIPYKGETLCRTAVFWFQVLKKNGIRTHFKEFVPPNRMRVKKVDVISDYSKLNCNSTNYLIPLEFISRSYVAGSLYDRVRSGKVLPEELGFPPNHNVSYGEKLPRPYFEVTTKLEKYDRELSKKEALEISGLTEEEFERILEIITKIDEIIAAEAEERMLIHVDGKKEFAFDEKRRLMVVDTFGTADEDRWRDQDAYAVGKFIELSKEAVRQYYREIGYYDNLMEARKKGLPEPDIPPLPENKIKEISDLYIEMFEKITGESFR; this is encoded by the coding sequence ATGAAATTACTACGTGTGGGTAAGGTGAAGCAGGTTTACGAGGTTGATGAGAGCACGCTTGAATTCGTCTTCACTGACAATATTTCTGTCTTTGACAAAATCATACCCACACAGATCCCGTACAAAGGAGAAACTCTCTGCAGGACTGCGGTCTTCTGGTTTCAGGTCCTCAAGAAAAATGGCATCAGAACACATTTCAAAGAATTCGTGCCACCGAATCGTATGAGGGTCAAGAAGGTCGATGTGATCAGCGATTACAGCAAATTAAACTGCAACTCCACTAATTATTTGATTCCTCTTGAATTCATCAGCCGGAGTTATGTCGCTGGCTCTCTATACGACAGAGTCAGATCTGGGAAAGTTCTTCCGGAAGAACTTGGTTTCCCGCCGAATCACAATGTGAGCTACGGCGAAAAACTTCCAAGGCCTTATTTTGAGGTGACGACGAAGCTTGAAAAATATGACAGGGAGCTTTCAAAAAAAGAAGCGTTGGAGATTTCTGGCTTGACGGAAGAGGAGTTCGAAAGGATACTCGAAATCATCACGAAGATTGACGAAATCATCGCTGCTGAGGCTGAAGAGCGTATGCTGATTCACGTCGACGGCAAGAAGGAATTTGCGTTTGATGAAAAGAGGAGACTCATGGTTGTTGACACATTCGGCACCGCTGATGAAGACAGATGGCGGGATCAGGACGCATACGCCGTCGGAAAGTTCATCGAACTCAGCAAAGAAGCTGTTCGACAATATTACAGGGAGATTGGATACTACGATAATCTCATGGAGGCACGCAAGAAAGGGCTTCCCGAGCCTGATATCCCACCGCTTCCGGAAAACAAGATTAAGGAGATCAGCGATCTTTACATCGAGATGTTCGAAAAGATCACTGGAGAAAGCTTCCGCTGA
- the moaD gene encoding molybdopterin converting factor subunit 1, with translation MKVKVKFFASYREIVGQHEITMDLKQGTKLSDLVEDLKRLYPRLQGFTDPIVTSVNKKYARDDVMLKDGDEIALLPPVSGG, from the coding sequence GTGAAAGTAAAGGTCAAGTTCTTTGCATCATACAGAGAAATCGTCGGGCAACATGAAATCACGATGGATTTGAAGCAGGGTACAAAACTTTCAGATCTTGTCGAGGACTTGAAGCGTCTTTATCCCCGACTTCAGGGATTCACAGATCCGATCGTAACTTCAGTTAACAAGAAATACGCAAGGGACGATGTGATGCTCAAGGATGGAGATGAAATCGCCCTGTTGCCCCCTGTGAGTGGAGGTTGA
- a CDS encoding molybdenum cofactor biosynthesis protein MoaE, whose protein sequence is MIIVSKNDFSVDDVLSKMRTNETGAIVSFVGVVRGEEKGRKLVKMEIEAYEEMAEKELIKLKDHAMKNFDVQEIVIWHRVGTLFPGDNIVLIAVASAHRKDAFAAAQFLIDELKKVVPLWKKEVYEDGEVWVEDKK, encoded by the coding sequence ATGATTATCGTTTCAAAGAATGATTTTTCCGTTGATGATGTTCTAAGCAAAATGCGGACAAATGAAACTGGTGCGATCGTGAGTTTTGTCGGCGTCGTGAGAGGTGAGGAGAAGGGCAGGAAGCTCGTGAAAATGGAGATTGAAGCATACGAGGAAATGGCTGAAAAGGAACTCATCAAATTGAAGGATCATGCGATGAAGAATTTTGACGTACAGGAAATCGTCATCTGGCATAGGGTCGGTACTCTCTTTCCAGGAGATAATATCGTTCTGATCGCCGTCGCGAGTGCCCACAGGAAAGATGCTTTTGCGGCCGCACAATTCCTCATCGATGAACTCAAGAAAGTTGTGCCCTTGTGGAAGAAAGAAGTTTACGAGGATGGTGAAGTCTGGGTGGAGGATAAGAAATGA
- the moaC gene encoding cyclic pyranopterin monophosphate synthase MoaC has translation MVDISGKPIVKRKAVASGRIILGKKSLDAIKAGKVKKGDVFEAAKISAIQSVKATWQMIPYCHPIPIESVSVTFDLCDDSVFCSVEVAASYKTGVEMEALLGVTSALLTIWDMVKYLEKDERGQYPITRITDIQVVSKEKEE, from the coding sequence ATGGTAGACATCAGCGGAAAGCCGATCGTGAAGAGGAAGGCAGTTGCTTCTGGCAGAATCATCCTCGGGAAAAAATCACTCGACGCGATTAAAGCTGGTAAGGTCAAGAAGGGTGATGTTTTCGAGGCAGCAAAAATCTCCGCAATCCAGTCTGTTAAAGCAACCTGGCAAATGATTCCCTATTGTCATCCAATCCCTATTGAGTCGGTCTCGGTTACTTTCGATCTCTGCGACGATTCAGTTTTCTGCTCCGTTGAAGTTGCAGCAAGCTATAAAACTGGCGTCGAAATGGAGGCACTTTTAGGTGTTACAAGTGCTCTCCTGACCATATGGGATATGGTCAAGTATCTTGAAAAGGACGAAAGAGGCCAATACCCAATTACGCGGATCACTGATATACAGGTTGTTTCAAAAGAAAAGGAGGAATGA
- a CDS encoding MogA/MoaB family molybdenum cofactor biosynthesis protein translates to MGYEDHAKHAVSNVPCAVITVSDTRTRDTDESGKIIMTMLQSGGHRVTDYRIVKDNISEIKSAITADLENDDVKVIIINGGTGLSKRDVTIEAVCPFLEKRIEGFGELFRYLSYLEIGSAAMMSRAIGGVAFRKIILCVPGSPHAVKLAMEKLILPQLGHMVWEVDR, encoded by the coding sequence TTGGGTTATGAGGATCATGCAAAGCATGCAGTGTCGAACGTTCCGTGTGCGGTGATCACTGTCAGCGATACGAGAACTCGCGATACGGACGAATCCGGGAAAATCATCATGACAATGCTGCAGTCCGGAGGTCACCGTGTCACAGATTACAGAATAGTCAAGGATAACATCAGTGAAATCAAGAGTGCGATCACCGCCGATCTGGAGAATGATGATGTAAAGGTCATTATCATCAATGGTGGTACTGGACTTTCAAAAAGGGACGTGACGATCGAGGCTGTCTGTCCCTTCCTTGAAAAGAGGATCGAAGGATTTGGTGAACTTTTCAGATATCTCAGTTATTTGGAAATTGGGAGCGCGGCGATGATGAGCAGGGCTATCGGTGGCGTCGCTTTTAGAAAGATTATCCTGTGTGTTCCGGGCTCCCCTCATGCTGTGAAATTGGCGATGGAAAAATTGATTTTGCCTCAGCTAGGCCATATGGTTTGGGAGGTAGATCGGTGA
- a CDS encoding molybdenum cofactor biosynthesis protein → MKPLASLIPLDEAKKLVEEYVQPIERKERIPLSDLLFRVLAEDIVSRIDVPPYDRSAMDGYAVRAADTFSAGKFEPVELRCIGVVHAGEVPSKKIGAGECMQIATGAMIPEGADAVVMVENTERFNDVVQIFRAVPPGSNISKKGEDIKAGTVVLRKGELLTPSKVGVIAALGISEATVYAKPKVLIVPTGNEVAEVGKPLNPGQVYDINSHTLSSILLENGCVPVAHAIVEDVAEELKSVLERANDYDMVVLSGGSSAGERDVLEQVISELGRVIFHGVQIKPGKPTIFGLIGNTPVFGMPGYPTACLTNGYVFLLPAARKMARLPKRQEVIGTFPMAKKYAATLGRHQFLTVRVIDGQVYPAFKESGAITSIAHADGWIEIPPNVDIVEKGTNVEVHFF, encoded by the coding sequence GTGAAACCGCTTGCATCACTGATTCCGCTCGATGAGGCGAAGAAGCTCGTTGAGGAGTATGTGCAACCGATTGAACGAAAGGAGCGCATCCCGCTTTCCGACCTTCTTTTTAGAGTACTCGCGGAGGATATTGTTTCTAGAATCGATGTTCCTCCCTACGATCGCTCCGCCATGGATGGTTACGCTGTCAGGGCGGCGGATACCTTTAGTGCGGGAAAGTTTGAACCTGTGGAGCTCAGGTGCATAGGTGTTGTGCACGCCGGCGAAGTTCCGAGCAAGAAAATCGGGGCTGGTGAATGCATGCAGATTGCGACGGGAGCGATGATTCCTGAAGGCGCGGATGCGGTCGTGATGGTTGAGAATACCGAACGATTTAATGATGTTGTCCAGATCTTTCGCGCCGTTCCGCCGGGCTCGAACATTTCAAAAAAAGGGGAGGATATCAAGGCTGGTACGGTTGTTCTGAGAAAAGGGGAATTATTAACGCCTTCAAAAGTCGGCGTCATCGCGGCTCTCGGGATAAGTGAAGCAACAGTTTATGCAAAGCCAAAAGTCTTGATTGTCCCAACGGGGAATGAGGTGGCTGAAGTTGGAAAGCCGCTCAATCCTGGGCAAGTCTACGACATCAATTCGCACACACTCTCTTCGATTCTCCTCGAAAACGGGTGCGTGCCGGTCGCGCATGCCATCGTTGAAGACGTGGCAGAAGAATTGAAATCTGTGCTCGAGAGAGCAAATGATTACGATATGGTTGTCCTTTCCGGTGGGAGCTCAGCCGGTGAAAGGGATGTGCTCGAACAGGTAATTTCGGAACTCGGAAGAGTGATCTTTCATGGTGTGCAGATAAAACCAGGTAAGCCCACGATCTTCGGGTTGATTGGAAATACGCCAGTTTTCGGAATGCCTGGATACCCCACAGCATGTTTGACAAATGGATACGTTTTTCTGCTTCCAGCTGCAAGAAAGATGGCCCGCTTGCCGAAAAGGCAGGAGGTCATCGGCACATTTCCGATGGCAAAGAAATACGCCGCCACACTGGGGAGGCATCAATTTCTGACCGTCCGTGTCATCGACGGACAAGTTTATCCGGCTTTCAAGGAATCGGGGGCAATTACGAGCATTGCGCATGCCGATGGCTGGATTGAGATCCCTCCAAATGTTGACATCGTGGAGAAGGGGACGAATGTCGAAGTACATTTCTTTTAA
- a CDS encoding UPF0179 family protein, whose amino-acid sequence MVIVTLIGERQAKEGAEFTYRGPLTDCRECKLKAVCFNLDAGSVYRITALRDVHHECRIHEDGVRVVEVEKIPVRCAVIQKYALEGSVVTLEEIKCLNIGCDRYRICHPIGMERNSKCKITKVIGEINCPEGNKLVEVEIA is encoded by the coding sequence ATGGTAATAGTGACATTAATCGGAGAACGCCAGGCAAAAGAGGGGGCTGAGTTCACATATAGGGGACCTCTGACGGACTGCCGTGAGTGCAAATTGAAGGCTGTTTGCTTCAATCTAGACGCAGGCAGTGTGTACAGAATCACTGCACTGAGAGATGTGCATCATGAATGCAGAATCCACGAGGATGGGGTTAGGGTCGTGGAAGTGGAAAAGATTCCGGTTCGGTGCGCGGTGATACAGAAATACGCACTCGAAGGTTCAGTCGTCACACTCGAGGAGATCAAATGTCTCAATATCGGCTGCGATCGGTACCGCATCTGCCACCCTATTGGAATGGAAAGGAACAGCAAGTGTAAGATCACCAAGGTCATCGGAGAAATCAACTGCCCAGAAGGAAATAAACTTGTTGAGGTTGAGATTGCCTGA
- a CDS encoding NAD(P)-dependent glycerol-1-phosphate dehydrogenase — MDEGLFTKARSMIFPRHVLAGHGVLDQVPDVCKDFGLTGTALIIAGEKTKKIAGNTVADQLADRGFDVQFAIVGEATKQNLETVVSIAKEVKASFILGIGGGSKIDLAKMAAKELNLEFISIPTSASHDGIASGRASLRNKNGPVSVEAKVPLGVVADTAVILKAPYRLLASGCADVISNSTALMDWEFARRLRNEEFSRSAYALASYTAQTLIENADLIRPNLEESVWIAIRPIIISGISMSVAGSSRPTSGSEHMFSHALDLIAPGSALHGEQCGVGCIMMMYLHGGDWMRIKNALAKIGAPTNASQLGVTRDQIIEALITAHKIRPDRFTILGTSGLTREAAERLATITGVI; from the coding sequence ATGGATGAGGGTCTTTTTACGAAAGCCCGGTCTATGATTTTTCCGAGACATGTCCTTGCGGGTCACGGCGTCCTTGATCAGGTCCCAGACGTCTGCAAAGATTTCGGGCTGACCGGCACGGCTCTCATCATAGCTGGTGAAAAGACAAAGAAGATCGCGGGGAATACCGTAGCTGATCAACTTGCAGATCGAGGTTTTGATGTTCAATTTGCCATCGTTGGCGAGGCAACCAAGCAGAACCTCGAAACAGTGGTCTCGATCGCTAAGGAGGTGAAAGCTTCTTTCATCCTCGGTATTGGAGGAGGAAGCAAAATCGATCTGGCAAAAATGGCAGCTAAGGAGCTGAACTTGGAATTTATCAGCATTCCTACATCAGCATCACATGACGGAATCGCATCTGGAAGGGCTTCTCTCCGCAATAAGAATGGTCCAGTATCCGTTGAAGCAAAAGTACCGCTGGGCGTTGTCGCAGACACTGCGGTTATACTCAAGGCTCCATACAGGTTGCTCGCTTCAGGATGCGCGGATGTGATTTCCAATTCGACGGCTTTGATGGACTGGGAATTTGCAAGAAGGCTCCGGAATGAAGAATTCAGTAGATCTGCTTATGCACTTGCAAGCTACACCGCGCAAACACTCATTGAAAATGCTGATCTGATAAGACCAAACCTCGAAGAAAGTGTTTGGATTGCGATCAGACCCATCATTATATCAGGGATTTCGATGAGCGTTGCCGGAAGCTCGAGACCGACAAGCGGATCCGAACACATGTTTTCCCACGCGCTGGATCTAATCGCACCAGGCAGCGCGCTCCACGGTGAACAATGTGGCGTTGGTTGCATCATGATGATGTATCTCCATGGTGGAGACTGGATGAGAATAAAGAACGCGTTGGCAAAGATCGGTGCACCGACAAATGCTTCGCAGCTCGGTGTGACGAGAGATCAAATCATCGAAGCACTCATCACAGCTCATAAGATCAGACCTGACCGATTCACGATTCTTGGAACCTCAGGTTTGACCCGTGAGGCCGCCGAAAGGCTTGCTACAATCACAGGTGTCATCTGA